Proteins from one Candidatus Methylacidiphilales bacterium genomic window:
- a CDS encoding uroporphyrinogen decarboxylase family protein — ADGVHGLPPREAWTEAARRRRDAYAITPGAPLLKTEFGYFCWDEWKKQGLPDIEAWSPEAAAFFHYDAVGEGRHNLGGLGWCEPEYVPQFEVKILEDRGDTEVEQDWAGRHVLYFKGRRNGFMPEYLDHPVKDMETWKSNAEWRLDPKDPRRYANLEKTMSAARDAAARGEMIIQGLAGSFMYLRSMIGPEALLYAFYDQPELIEAAMERWIELADAVTAAHQRYVTFDEIFFAEDNCYNHGPLVSPEMIRTMLHPYYKELLKRVRARQIDKTRHLYLQIDTDGDCSSLIPFYIQDIGMDSMSPFEVASGCDVVKIGREYPQLCMRGGIDKRVLAAGPKAIDEMVERILPAMRKRGGYIPCCDHGVPAEVSLENYLHYRRRCVELGE, encoded by the coding sequence AGCCGACGGGGTTCACGGTTTGCCGCCGCGCGAAGCTTGGACAGAAGCCGCCCGCCGCCGCCGCGACGCCTACGCCATCACACCCGGTGCGCCTCTTCTCAAAACCGAGTTCGGTTACTTCTGCTGGGATGAGTGGAAAAAGCAGGGATTGCCTGACATTGAAGCGTGGTCACCGGAAGCGGCGGCATTTTTCCACTATGATGCCGTCGGGGAGGGGAGGCATAATCTCGGAGGGCTTGGATGGTGCGAACCCGAATATGTGCCGCAGTTCGAGGTGAAAATCCTCGAGGATCGCGGAGATACGGAAGTCGAACAGGATTGGGCGGGCCGGCATGTTCTTTATTTCAAAGGCAGACGGAACGGGTTCATGCCCGAATACCTCGACCACCCGGTCAAGGACATGGAAACCTGGAAGTCTAATGCGGAATGGCGGCTCGATCCGAAAGACCCGCGCCGCTATGCAAATCTGGAAAAAACCATGTCCGCAGCGCGTGATGCTGCCGCGCGCGGGGAAATGATTATCCAGGGCCTGGCCGGCTCGTTTATGTATCTGCGGTCGATGATCGGGCCGGAAGCGCTTCTCTATGCGTTTTACGACCAGCCCGAATTGATTGAAGCCGCCATGGAGCGATGGATCGAGTTGGCCGATGCCGTTACCGCCGCCCACCAGCGTTATGTCACCTTTGATGAGATATTTTTCGCCGAGGATAATTGCTACAATCACGGGCCTCTGGTTTCGCCCGAAATGATCCGCACCATGCTGCATCCCTATTACAAGGAACTTTTGAAGCGCGTGAGGGCGCGGCAGATCGACAAGACCCGGCATCTTTACCTTCAGATTGATACGGATGGCGACTGCAGTTCCCTCATTCCGTTTTACATCCAGGACATTGGGATGGATTCCATGTCTCCGTTCGAAGTGGCCAGCGGTTGCGATGTCGTCAAAATCGGGCGCGAATATCCGCAGCTCTGCATGCGTGGCGGGATTGACAAACGTGTGCTGGCCGCCGGACCAAAGGCCATTGACGAGATGGTTGAACGCATTCTTCCGGCGATGCGGAAGCGTGGAGGGTATATTCCATGCTGCGATCACGGCGTCCCGGCTGAAGTTTCGCTCGAAAACTACCTCCACTACCGCAGGCGCTGTGTTGAGCTGGGTGAGTAA